Proteins found in one Triticum aestivum cultivar Chinese Spring chromosome 4D, IWGSC CS RefSeq v2.1, whole genome shotgun sequence genomic segment:
- the LOC123096089 gene encoding uncharacterized protein isoform X2 — translation MAFRGAASRSFLAAVRGRTASTAPRVRAAPIPAAPPRRIPASAPSSPLAAARPLAALMGSPALVAARLTGHCASSARACCELSQGKNGKDG, via the exons ATGGCGTTCCGCGGCGCAGCCTCCCGCTCCTTCCTCGCCGCCGTCCGCGGTCGCACCGCTTCCACTGCCCCGCGCGTACGCGCGGCCCCCATTCCCGCCGCCCCTCCCCGTCGCATCCCTGCCTCGGCGCCCTCCTCCCCTCTCGCCGCCGCAAG GCCATTGGCGGCGTTGATGGGGTCGCCGGCGCTGGTTGCCGCAAGGCTGACGGGGCACTGCGCGTCGAGCGCGCGGGCGTGCTGTGAGCTCTCCCAGG GGAAAAATGGGAAAGATGGTTGA
- the LOC123096089 gene encoding uncharacterized protein isoform X3 codes for MAFRGAASRSFLAAVRGRTASTAPRVRAAPIPAAPPRRIPASAPSSPLAAARPLAALMGSPALVAARLTGHCASSARACCELSQGT; via the exons ATGGCGTTCCGCGGCGCAGCCTCCCGCTCCTTCCTCGCCGCCGTCCGCGGTCGCACCGCTTCCACTGCCCCGCGCGTACGCGCGGCCCCCATTCCCGCCGCCCCTCCCCGTCGCATCCCTGCCTCGGCGCCCTCCTCCCCTCTCGCCGCCGCAAG GCCATTGGCGGCGTTGATGGGGTCGCCGGCGCTGGTTGCCGCAAGGCTGACGGGGCACTGCGCGTCGAGCGCGCGGGCGTGCTGTGAGCTCTCCCAGG GTACTTAA
- the LOC123096089 gene encoding uncharacterized protein isoform X1, which produces MAFRGAASRSFLAAVRGRTASTAPRVRAAPIPAAPPRRIPASAPSSPLAAARPLAALMGSPALVAARLTGHCASSARACCELSQGTPFCRTCQDR; this is translated from the exons ATGGCGTTCCGCGGCGCAGCCTCCCGCTCCTTCCTCGCCGCCGTCCGCGGTCGCACCGCTTCCACTGCCCCGCGCGTACGCGCGGCCCCCATTCCCGCCGCCCCTCCCCGTCGCATCCCTGCCTCGGCGCCCTCCTCCCCTCTCGCCGCCGCAAG GCCATTGGCGGCGTTGATGGGGTCGCCGGCGCTGGTTGCCGCAAGGCTGACGGGGCACTGCGCGTCGAGCGCGCGGGCGTGCTGTGAGCTCTCCCAGGGTACCCCCTTCTGCCGCACTTGTCAGGATCGCTAA
- the LOC123096088 gene encoding B3 domain-containing protein Os03g0622200-like, which translates to MQKMGKNCERCAEWQEHCYWSHMADEKKHFFKLMVGDFTESMSLPGRFAKNFNGHISEVINLKPPTGKSWSIKVAGDTDEVVLRSGWKEFVDGHGIGEGDRLLFKYSGASSFDVLMFDSTGCQKPPPPRPVKRRGCDDDITENSARAKGRRCGYQASNKTEERAPHPPPAAKGDGAGLELTLYRGTGKSIARAGLEMDHGEAAAKNRYYFCKNGPVSEFHLTEEDKEEISSIPVPVEPRNPVFVNVMHVSHVRGTTRTSIVGVSSEFAGKYLGAIGREIVLRRAGRKGGWHVRYISGDNCQGFCGRGWRDFARHNGLLAHDICIFEFMEDARRPAANVHVLRRLHGRFVLVR; encoded by the exons AAGAGCATTGCTACTGGAGCCACATGGCTGATGAGAAGAAGCACTTCTTCAAGCTCATGGTTGGGGACTTCACCGAAAGCATG AGCTTACCTGGTAGGTTTGCAAAGAACTTCAACGGGCACATCTCTGAGGTAATCAATCTGAAGCCCCCTACTGGCAAATCTTGGAGCATCAAAGTAGCCGGCGACACCGACGAAGTGGTCCTCCGGTCTGGGTGGAAGGAGTTTGTCGACGGTCACGGTATCGGGGAAGGAGACCGCCTTCTATTCAAATACAGTGGAGCGTCCTCCTTTGATGTCTTGATGTTCGACTCGACCGGCTGCCAGAAACCACCACCTCCTCGTCCCGTCAAACGTCGCGGCTGTGATGACGACATAACAGAGAACTCTGCCAGAGCTAAAGGACGGCGATGCGGCTACCAGGCTTCCAATAAAACTGAAGAACGCGCTCCGCATCCGCCACCGGCGGCGAAGGGCGATGGTGCTGGCCTGGAGCTGACGCTTTACAGAGGCACCGGCAAGAGCATTGCCCGAGCAG GTCTTGAGATGGACCATGGTGAGGCGGCTGCCAAGAATAGGTACTACTTCTGCAAGAATGGGCCCGTCAGCGAGTTCCATCTGACAGAGGAAGACAAGGAGGAGATATCAAGCATCCCTGTCCCGGTCGAGCCAAGGAACCCGGTGTTCGTGAATGTGATGCACGTGAGCCATGTCCGCGGCACCACCCGGACCAGCATTGTG GGCGTGTCCTCGGAATTTGCAGGTAAGTACCTGGGAGCGATCGGCAGAGAGATCGTTCTGCGGAGAGCCGGCAGGAAAGGGGGGTGGCACGTCCGCTACATAAGCGGAGACAACTGCCAGGGCTTCTGCGGACGCGGGTGGCGCGACTTCGCCCGCCACAATGGCCTCCTTGCACATGACATCTGCATTTTTGAGTTCATGGAGGATGCACGGCGACCGGCGGCCAACGTTCACGTACTGCGGAGGCTGCACGGCCGCTTCGTCCTGGTGCGCTGA